The genomic DNA GCGTGAACGGGGCCTGATGAGGATTATCCGTAAAAACGGACATCGGGCCTTCGATCTGGGTAATCTGTATGTTCCTTTGGTTTCGGAGGCGGATAAGTTTGCCAGAGGGCGGAGCTTGAAATATCTGGATGCGATTGTCGAAGTCAATAATAACCTGGCAGAGCTGGTCTACGACACGTTGCGCGGAGGGGCTTTCCCTTTGGTGATAGGCGGAGATCATTCGTTAGGGTTGGGCAGTGCGTCAGGGGTGGGAAAGAGCTTTGATGATTTCGGTATCATCTGGTTGGATGCGCATGGCGACATCAATACGAGCGAGACTTCTCCCAGCGGCAATATTCATGGGATGCCGCTTAGCGCCTTGATGGGGATGGGGAGCGAAGAATTAGTCAATATCTATGCGCCCGGCAATAAGGTGAACCCGCAGAATGTCTTCCTGGTCGGGACCCGGAGCCTGGATGAAGGGGAGCAGGCTTTGATCGAGCGTGAGCAGTTAAGCGTTTATACGATGGACATGATCCACCTGAAGGGTATCGGTTTTGTTGCCGAAGATATCAAACGGAAGCTAAAGGAACGGAAGATACGGAATGTCCATTTCAGCATAGACGTGGACAGTATCGATCCCCGCTTTGCACCCGGTACAGGGACACGCGTGTGCGAAGGGTTGATGCCGGACGAGTTCAAGGATTTCGTCGAACATATACTATTCACCAATCTGATCAAGTCGATGGATCTGGTCGAGCTGAATCCCGAACTGGATGTGAACGATCAGACAACCAATCTATGCTTGGACATAATCGATTATATAACAGCCCGTTTGTAAGCGGATTCTATTGTTGAGAATGGGACTTGGGGTTCCTCGTAGAAGAAACTGTCTTGAAACTCCAAGAGCCGTTCTTGAAGCGGCAAGCATATCCGAAACCGTTTCTTTAGAACGGATAACCGATTGCCAGATGGACGCCCATGCCGTCTTTGAAGTCCGGAATATTGTAATAGCCTTTCTTTCCCGTATCGTACGGTACGTGCAAGCCGATTCCCCAATCCAGGCGGATAACGAGGAAGGTCAGGTCGTAGCGTAGTCCGATACCGGTTCCTAAAGCCAGGTCTTTCAGGAAACGGCCCCATTTCAACTGTCCGCCGGGGCGGCTTTTGTCGTAGCGTAGCAGCCAAACATTACCGGCATCGAGGAAAGTTGCTCCGTGCAGATCGCCCAAAATCGGGAAACGGTATTCCAGATTGGCTTCGAACTTGATGTCACCGGTCTGATCCAAATAGCCGTATTTTGAGTCGGTCGGGCGATAACTGCCCGGTCCGATGCTTCGGATCGTGAAAGCCCGGATACTGTTGGCACCGCCTATATAAAATTGTTCGCTGTAAGGTGTCGTGATCGAATTGCCGTAGCTATATGCGACTCCGGCCATCAGGCGTCCGACCAGGTGTTGCTTCTTTC from Parabacteroides merdae ATCC 43184 includes the following:
- the rocF gene encoding arginase — encoded protein: MKINVIGVPLNLGCDREGVERAPNHLRERGLMRIIRKNGHRAFDLGNLYVPLVSEADKFARGRSLKYLDAIVEVNNNLAELVYDTLRGGAFPLVIGGDHSLGLGSASGVGKSFDDFGIIWLDAHGDINTSETSPSGNIHGMPLSALMGMGSEELVNIYAPGNKVNPQNVFLVGTRSLDEGEQALIEREQLSVYTMDMIHLKGIGFVAEDIKRKLKERKIRNVHFSIDVDSIDPRFAPGTGTRVCEGLMPDEFKDFVEHILFTNLIKSMDLVELNPELDVNDQTTNLCLDIIDYITARL